From Besnoitia besnoiti strain Bb-Ger1 chromosome X, whole genome shotgun sequence, one genomic window encodes:
- a CDS encoding NEK kinase (encoded by transcript BESB_017400), which produces MDSYEFIRQIRHGSSDTAMLACCKEDRSKLCIVKVVPLSLLERCEFPDRCGDRALKEAALLAASCHPFIVNYRNLFAENGNLHVVMDYGDGGDLHAQIVRMRAKRSSFDEGAILRWLVQLCLALNFLHEHNILHRDLKSRNVFLDGHDPGTVKLGGFGLAKALQSPQYSASTRVSAEDYISPEVCEERPYSDKSDIWFLGCILYELACLRLPFEEDSEHSVLEKIKKGMYHAVNPKYSDETVRLINDMLSVDPRRRPSTEEILSRPHIQPHLQRILRENKRKPMPSASVSIVQSRVRQIQNELAKIHELVCGVDEQRSAFQKLRTSTPEIVLPFLSPGVAGACNELSPDLPVVQDASSGCTPEGPSVQVGGSFAEPDRRSNTVEDVKRKRVEQDEQLSRGREEALSSIRKQYQQDRLRLAEKHWQRIELGHGYIENAGTTPPTSSTTELREATACSAAKLQGRQQRRREQQIGLRLFVARQRELRKRGQPAAGDDACEDELIVSSQRDSASAETAHAPQPAGSHSDIGRGSGTNTQEETVSGANCGDLSLTCGSLEGDGDLAERPCRPHRHRLKGEASDSCGRGGAAGKVEFFCCCCTRNRESANRKGSAIGRTSADPFRGQASINRRGGDSCKCHESADCLCRHIGDELKTQSLDYEAARGQPPSQRRESLMQQSMKINAEQVCQRSDTVVKTRTVIRQGQVLNGKDDLRISSLKRLDTLKRRLVKVSLLSRSGRLVSLKR; this is translated from the exons ATGGACAGTTACGAATTCATTCGTCAAATACGCCACGGAAGCAGTGATACTGCCATGCTTGCGTGCTGCAAGGAGGACCGTTCGAAGTTGTGCATCGTTAAAGTGGTTCCTCTGTCGCTTCTAGAAAGATGTGAATTTCCTGACCGCTGTGGCGACAGGGCACTAAAAGAGGCAGCGCTGTTGGCGGCTTCGTGCCACCCATTCATTGTCAACTATAGGAACCTGTTTGCGGAAAATGGGAATTTGCATGTCGTTATGGACTACGGTGACGGTGGCGACCTTCATGCTCAAATCGTCAGAATGCGTGCGAAGCGTTCCTCTTTCGACGAGGGCGCTATCCTACGATGGTTAGTGCAGCTTTGCTTGGCCTTGAATTTTCTGCATGAACACAACATCCTTCACCGGGACTTGAAGTCGCGCAACGTCTTTTTAGACGGCCACGACCCTGGCACGGTGAAGCTCGGAGGTTTTGGACTCGCGAAAGCTCTTCAGAGCCCACAGTATTCTGCCAGCACGCGCGTTAGCGCTGAGGACTACATC TCGCCAGAGGTCTGCGAGGAGAGACCATACAGTGACAAATCTGACATATGGTTTTTGGGATGTATTCTGTATGAGCTCGCCTGCTTACGGCTTCCTTTTGAGGAGGACTCAGAACATAGTGTTTTAGAGAAGATCAAGAAGGGAATGTACCATGCTGTCAACCCAAAGTACTCAGACGAGACTGTAAGACTGATCAATGACATGCTATCCGTGGACCCCCGCAGACGGCCCTCGACTGAAGAGATATTGAGCAGGCCGCACATTCAGCCACATCTACAACGGATCTTGCGAGAGAACAAACGCAAGCCGATGCCTTCCGCCTC AGTGTCCATCGTGCAATCAAGGGTGCGGCAGATTCAGAACGAACTCGCTAAAATTCATGaactcgtctgcggcgtcgacgAGCAGCGGTCCGCGTTCCAAAAGCTCAGGACGAGCACGCCTGAAATCGTCCTTCCCTTCCTCTCACCTGGAGTTGCGGGAGCGTGCAACGAACTGAGCCCAGACTTGCCAGTGGTACAAGATGCCAGCAGCGGTTGCACTCCGGAGGGGCCAAGTGTGCAAGTGGGCGGTAGTTTTGCGGAACCGGATCGAAGATCAAACACAGTGGAAGATGTCAAGCGAAAGAGAGTTGAACAGGATGAGCAGCTCTCGCGAGGTCGTGAAGAAGCGCTCAGCTCCATCCGAAAACAGTATCAACAGGACAGGCTGCGTCTAGCGGAGAAGCACTGGCAAAGGATCGAACTTGGTCATGGATATATCGAAAACGCCGGAACGACTCCACCGACCTCGTCGACTACTGAG CTGCGAGAGGCGACTGCATGCTCCGCTGCGAAGCTCCAAgggcgacagcagagacgacgcgaacAGCAGATTGGCCTCCGCCTGTTTGTAGCTCGGCAAAGAGAGCTCCGGAAGCGTGGACAGCCCGCTGCCGGAGACGACGCTTGCGAAGATGAGCTAATTGTTTCGTCTCAGCGGGATTCTGCATCCGCTGAAACTGCTCACGCACCTCAGCCTGCAGGGTCACACAGTGATATAGGGCGCGGTTCGGGCACAAACACTCAGGAAGAAACCGTGAGTGGAGCGAACTGCGGTGACCTTTCCCTAACTTGTGGTTCACTCGAAGGCGACGGTGACTTGGCAGAAAGGCCATGTCGCCCTCATAGACACCGACTGAAAGGTGAGGCGTCCGACTCATGTGGTAgaggaggagccgcaggGAAAGTGGAGTTTTTTTGTTGCTGCTGCACAAGGAACCGGGAGTCAGCAAATAGGAAGGGGTCGGCCATCGGACGAACTTCGGCGGACCCGTTTCGAGGCCAAGCTTCCATTaacaggcgaggaggagattCTTGCAAGTGCCACGAATCCGCTGATTGTTTGTGTCGCCACATCGGCGACGAACTCAAGACTCAGAGCCTTGATTATGAGGCTGCTAGAGGCCAGCCCCCAAGCCAGCGACGTGAAAGCCTTATGCAGCAATCAATGAAAATCAATGCTGAACAAGTGTGCCAGCGCTCAGACACTGTCGTCAAGACCCGGACAGTCATTCGGCAAGGCCAGGTTCTCAACGGAAAGGACGATTTGAGAATATCCTCCTTGAAGCGCCTGGACACTCTCAAGCGGCGGCTCGTGAAGGTGAGTCTCCTCTCGAGATCTGGCCGATTAGTTTCCCTTAAGCGATAA